In Morganella morganii, the following are encoded in one genomic region:
- a CDS encoding YggL family protein → MATQRSRRLRKKMRIDEFRELGFSFKWDFPEGTDVDTIDRTVDQLVEEVIEPNGLALDASGYLSWEAMVCLQKIGECTDEHRKLVGDWLKAKGMQNIQMSELFDIWWD, encoded by the coding sequence ATGGCAACACAACGTAGTCGTCGTTTACGGAAAAAAATGCGTATCGATGAGTTCCGCGAACTCGGTTTTTCCTTCAAATGGGACTTCCCGGAAGGCACTGATGTCGACACTATCGACCGCACCGTTGACCAGCTGGTTGAGGAAGTGATCGAGCCGAACGGCCTGGCGCTGGATGCCAGCGGTTACCTGAGCTGGGAAGCCATGGTCTGTTTACAGAAAATCGGTGAATGTACCGATGAGCACCGTAAGCTGGTGGGTGACTGGCTGAAAGCCAAAGGGATGCAGAACATTCAGATGTCTGAACTGTTCGATATCTGGTGGGACTGA
- the trmB gene encoding tRNA (guanosine(46)-N7)-methyltransferase TrmB → MINNVISPEFNEDGRALRRVRSFVRRQGRLTKRQEDALTDLWPSAGVDFTPELLDFTALFGRDAPVTLEIGFGMGASLVEMAKQNPDKNYLGIEVHAPGVGACLADAQEAGVTNLRVMCHDAIEVLDKMIPDNSLHMVQLFFPDPWHKARHNKRRIVQLPFAEKVRTKLTQGGIFHMATDWQPYAEHMLEVMTQAPGYRNLSATQDYVPRPETRPVTKFEKRGHRLGHGVWDLMFERMK, encoded by the coding sequence ATGATCAACAATGTAATTTCGCCGGAATTTAATGAAGACGGCAGAGCCCTGCGCCGTGTCCGCAGTTTTGTGCGCCGTCAGGGACGGCTGACCAAACGTCAGGAAGATGCCCTGACAGACCTGTGGCCGTCAGCAGGGGTGGATTTTACCCCGGAACTGCTGGATTTTACCGCACTGTTCGGGCGTGATGCACCGGTCACACTGGAGATCGGTTTCGGCATGGGCGCCTCTCTGGTGGAGATGGCGAAACAGAATCCGGATAAAAACTATCTGGGGATTGAAGTGCATGCTCCGGGTGTCGGTGCCTGTCTGGCGGATGCGCAGGAAGCCGGGGTGACGAACCTGCGGGTGATGTGCCATGATGCCATCGAAGTGCTGGATAAAATGATCCCGGATAACAGCCTGCATATGGTGCAGCTGTTCTTCCCTGATCCGTGGCATAAGGCCCGTCACAATAAACGGCGCATTGTTCAGCTGCCGTTTGCGGAAAAAGTGCGGACAAAACTGACGCAGGGCGGTATCTTCCATATGGCGACAGACTGGCAGCCGTATGCGGAGCACATGCTTGAGGTCATGACTCAGGCACCGGGTTACCGCAATCTGTCAGCAACACAGGATTATGTACCGCGCCCGGAAACCCGGCCGGTCACGAAGTTTGAAAAACGCGGCCATCGCTTAGGCCATGGCGTCTGGGATCTGATGTTTGAGAGGATGAAATAA
- the mutY gene encoding A/G-specific adenine glycosylase encodes MEAQQFSQSVLTWYHRYGRKNLPWQQEKTPYHVWLSEVMLQQTQVATVIPYFNRFIERFPAVTDLAAAPLDEVLHLWTGLGYYARARNLHKAAQTIASEFGGQFPVTFEDVVALPGVGRSTAGAILSLSQNQHFPILDGNVKRVLARCYAVSGWPGKKEVENRLWAIAEDVTPADGVQYFNQAMMDLGAMVCTRSKPKCELCPLQSGCIGYAEHNPAAYPGKKPKQSIPEKTAYFLIIQHDNEIWLEKRPAKGIWGGLYSFPQFATEDAMHDWLAQRRISHSPLQQLIAFRHTFSHFHLDIVPVAANVTDRTAVHDDSDGIWYNSQNPPAIGLAAPVETLLKQIG; translated from the coding sequence ATGGAAGCACAGCAATTTTCGCAATCGGTTCTGACGTGGTATCACCGCTACGGCAGAAAAAACCTGCCCTGGCAGCAGGAGAAAACGCCTTACCATGTCTGGCTCTCTGAAGTGATGTTACAGCAGACCCAGGTGGCAACGGTTATTCCTTATTTTAACCGTTTTATTGAACGGTTTCCGGCGGTCACAGACCTGGCTGCCGCCCCACTTGATGAAGTGCTGCATTTATGGACCGGGCTCGGCTATTACGCCCGTGCCCGCAATCTGCATAAAGCCGCGCAGACTATCGCTTCTGAATTCGGCGGACAGTTCCCGGTCACGTTTGAGGATGTGGTTGCCCTGCCCGGTGTCGGGCGCTCAACCGCAGGCGCGATTCTGTCCCTCTCTCAGAATCAGCATTTCCCGATTCTGGACGGCAATGTCAAACGGGTGCTGGCGCGCTGTTACGCCGTCAGCGGCTGGCCCGGTAAAAAAGAGGTGGAAAACCGTCTCTGGGCGATCGCCGAAGATGTGACCCCGGCTGACGGTGTGCAGTATTTTAATCAGGCGATGATGGATCTGGGCGCGATGGTCTGCACACGCAGCAAACCCAAGTGCGAGCTGTGCCCGCTGCAGTCCGGCTGCATTGGGTATGCAGAGCACAACCCGGCGGCGTATCCCGGCAAAAAACCGAAACAATCAATTCCGGAAAAAACAGCTTACTTTCTTATCATTCAGCATGATAATGAGATCTGGCTGGAAAAGCGCCCGGCAAAAGGGATTTGGGGCGGATTATACAGTTTTCCGCAGTTTGCAACGGAAGACGCCATGCACGACTGGCTGGCACAGCGCCGTATCAGCCACTCACCGTTGCAGCAGCTGATTGCCTTCCGCCACACATTCAGCCATTTTCACCTGGATATTGTGCCCGTTGCCGCAAACGTCACCGATCGCACAGCAGTCCATGACGACAGCGACGGGATTTGGTATAACAGCCAAAATCCGCCGGCGATCGGCCTGGCCGCCCCGGTGGAAACCTTGCTTAAGCAGATCGGGTAA
- a CDS encoding oxidative damage protection protein has translation MSRTIFCTFLQREADGQDFQLYPGELGKRIFNEISKEAWQQWMSKQTMLINEKKLSTMNPDDRKLLEQEMVKFLFEGHDIHIEGYTPPEK, from the coding sequence ATGAGCAGAACAATTTTTTGCACTTTTCTTCAGCGTGAGGCTGACGGCCAGGATTTTCAGCTCTATCCGGGCGAATTAGGTAAACGTATTTTTAATGAGATTTCCAAAGAAGCCTGGCAGCAGTGGATGTCCAAACAGACCATGCTGATCAACGAGAAAAAACTCAGCACCATGAACCCGGATGATCGCAAACTGCTGGAACAGGAGATGGTCAAATTCCTGTTTGAAGGCCACGATATCCACATTGAAGGCTATACACCGCCTGAAAAATAA
- the mltC gene encoding membrane-bound lytic murein transglycosylase MltC, with the protein MKKLAALIIIAPLLASCTGSQEQTDYRPEYVKDTNGFDILMGQFAHNIENIWGIKEVLIAGPKDYVKYTDQYYTRSHINFDAGTVTIETLAGVEPEAHLRQAIINTLLMGEDPGSVDLYSDANDVTISKEPFLFGQVLDHTGQPIRWEWRATKFADYLVTNRLQRRQSGSQMITYITLKLVPNHLDQRAHKYLPLVRQASAKYGVEESLILAIMQTESSFNPYAVSRSDALGLMQIMPNTAGRDVFKSQGRSGVPGRSYLFDPASNIDTGTAYLAILQNTYLGEISNPTSRRYAVITAYNGGAGSVLRVFHSDKKQAARIISGMEPGKVYETLTTKHPSGESRNYLRKVNDLQKGYRR; encoded by the coding sequence ATGAAAAAACTTGCTGCACTGATCATTATTGCGCCGCTGCTGGCTTCCTGTACCGGTTCACAGGAACAGACGGATTACCGTCCTGAATATGTTAAGGATACCAACGGATTTGATATTCTGATGGGTCAGTTTGCCCATAACATTGAAAATATCTGGGGTATAAAAGAAGTTCTGATCGCCGGTCCGAAAGATTATGTCAAATACACCGATCAGTACTACACCCGTTCCCATATCAACTTTGATGCCGGTACCGTCACTATTGAGACGCTGGCGGGGGTTGAGCCGGAAGCGCATCTGCGTCAGGCGATTATCAATACCCTGCTGATGGGAGAGGATCCGGGCTCGGTTGACCTCTATTCTGATGCCAACGATGTCACCATCAGTAAAGAGCCGTTCCTGTTCGGCCAGGTGCTGGATCATACCGGACAGCCGATCCGCTGGGAGTGGCGCGCCACCAAATTCGCGGATTATCTGGTGACCAACCGTTTACAGCGCCGCCAGTCCGGCTCACAGATGATCACCTATATCACCCTGAAACTGGTGCCGAACCATCTGGATCAGCGTGCTCACAAATACCTGCCGCTGGTTCGTCAGGCATCCGCCAAATACGGGGTGGAAGAGTCTCTGATCCTTGCGATTATGCAGACGGAATCCAGCTTTAACCCGTATGCGGTCAGCCGCTCTGATGCGCTGGGACTGATGCAGATTATGCCGAACACCGCCGGACGTGATGTGTTTAAATCACAGGGCCGCTCCGGTGTACCGGGCCGCAGCTATCTGTTTGACCCGGCAAGCAACATCGATACCGGTACCGCATATCTGGCGATTCTGCAGAATACCTATCTCGGTGAGATCAGCAACCCGACATCACGGCGCTATGCGGTGATCACTGCCTACAACGGCGGTGCGGGCAGTGTGCTGCGTGTCTTCCACAGTGATAAGAAACAGGCCGCCCGCATTATCAGCGGTATGGAGCCGGGTAAAGTGTATGAAACCCTGACGACAAAACACCCGTCCGGAGAATCCCGCAATTACCTGCGCAAAGTAAACGACCTGCAAAAAGGTTACCGCCGTTAA